Proteins from a genomic interval of Benincasa hispida cultivar B227 chromosome 7, ASM972705v1, whole genome shotgun sequence:
- the LOC120081112 gene encoding uncharacterized protein LOC120081112, whose amino-acid sequence MDDNGGAQDSKQVEIQVVASSLLSSSTSDGEISPRRMRNIKKVYNATSKIDDVHFANFALFDGIDPINFDKAIQVEKWTMEMDQEIDAIKGNETWESMELLTNKQALGEIGVQNKVEVRWWMLKELKCTQRSETVLFCDNGSAIALSKNPVFHGRSKHIRIKYHFITDLVKDGEMIVKHCKTQDQVAYIFTKVLKFDLFVKFK is encoded by the exons ATGGATGATAATGGAGGTGCTCAAGACTCGAAGCAAGTAGAAATTCAAGTGGTGGCATCATCTTTATTGTCATCTTCTACAAGTGATGGTGAAATCTCACCAAGGAGGATGAGGAAtattaaaaaagtttataatGCTACAAGCAAAATTGACGATGTCCATTTTGCTAATTTTGCATTATTTGATGGTATTGATCCTATAAATTTTGATAAGGCGATCCAAGTTGAGAAATGGACGATGGAAATGGATCAAGAAATTGATGCAATAAAAGGAAATGAAACATGGGAGTCAATGGAGCTTCTGACTAACAAACAAGCTCTTGGAGAAATTGGTGTACAGAACAAAGTTGAAGTTAGAtg GTGGATGTTGAAGGAATTGAAGTGTACTCAAAGAAGTGAGACTGTTTTATTTTGCGATAATGGTTCTGCCATAGCATTATCAAAGAATCCAGTTTTTCATGGAAGAAGCAAGCATATTAGAATCAAGTATCATTTTATCACAGACTTGGTTAAAGATGGAGAAATGATAGTGAAACATTGCAAGACTCAAGATCAAGTGGCATATATTTTTACAAAGGTGCTGAAGTTTGACTTATTTGTTAAGTTTAAATGA
- the LOC120081339 gene encoding uncharacterized protein At1g27050, translated as MGRKRDKPYPSSHLPTSVAKRRRPPPPAPSPTEDEDMDKPLSKPAPPLALVVVDLPSHCSVLDLKSRFEIYGSISRIRIDRDCVGYITYRTKDSADAAMAAALDPSFAFTIDSKKVQVLWANDPQVQWRQGINVGVNKNKELSSKLLRAEVPLSRHGRGNKLASTIVNPRRSNSSSRSDVPFRGREVVAYDDIL; from the exons ATGGGTCGCAAGAGAGATAAACCCTACCCTTCCTCCCACCTACCTACCTCTGTCGCTAAGAGACGGCGCCCTCCGCCACCGGCACCGTCGCCTACGGAGGACGAGGATATGGACAAACCCTTGTCAAAGCCTGCGCCACCGCTTGCCCTAGTCGTCGTTGACCTACCTTCACACTGTTCGGTGCTTGACTTGAAGTCCCGATTTGAGATCTACGGATCCATCTCCCGCATCCGAATCGACCGTGATTGTGTTGGCTACATCACTTATCGCACTAAAGACTCCGCTGATGCCGCCATGGCCGCGGCCCTTGATCCCTCCTTCGCCTTCACCATTGATTCCAAAAAG GTTCAGGTACTATGGGCGAATGATCCTCAAGTCCAATGGCGGCAAGGGATTAACGTTGGTGTTAACAAGAATAAAGAATTGTCTTCAAAGCTCTTGCGGGCAGAAGTGCCGCTGAGCAGACATGGAAGAGGCAATAAGCTCGCTTCAACCATTGTCAACCCCAGAAGAAGCAATAGTTCTTCAAGGTCGGATGTGCCTTTCAGGGGAAGGGAAGTTGTTGCTTACGATGATATTCTCTAA